In one window of Zhongshania aliphaticivorans DNA:
- the ftsH gene encoding ATP-dependent zinc metalloprotease FtsH: MAKNLLLWLVIAAVLLTVFNNFSVQSPTEQLNYSQFITEVQNERVRKVVIDGLVISGERNDSSRFESVRPLLDDPKLIDDLLEHNVVVEGTKPERQSLWTQLLVASFPILIILAIFMFFMRQMQGGAGGGKGGPMAFGKSKARLLSEDQIKTTFADVAGVDEAKEDVQELVEFLRDPGKFQRLGGRIPRGVLMVGPPGTGKTLLAKAIAGEAKVPFFSISGSDFVEMFVGVGASRVRDMFEQAKKQAPCIIFIDEIDAVGRHRGAGMGGGHDEREQTLNQLLVEMDGFEANDGVIVIAATNRPDVLDPALLRPGRFDRQVVVGLPDIRGREQILKVHMRKLPLGDDVEASIIARGTPGFSGADLANLANEAALFAARINSRLVSMAQFNLAKDKIMMGAERKSMVMSDKEKLNTAYHEAGHAIVGREVPEHDPVYKVSIIPRGRALGVTMFLPEEDRYSLSRRHIISQICSLFGGRIAEEMTLGVDGVTTGASNDIQRATDIARKMVTKWGLSEKMGPLMYDEAEEEVFLGRSAGQQGKSFSGETARQIDEEVRRIIDECYGTAQKILEDNRGKLDVMAEALMMYETIDAKQIDDIMAGRKPRKPAGWDDDDRTGGHKADATESESGSESSEDKKNRPEDPFVGSVSDH; this comes from the coding sequence ATGGCAAAGAATTTATTATTGTGGCTGGTTATTGCTGCTGTCTTGTTGACGGTATTCAATAACTTCAGCGTCCAGTCACCGACTGAACAGCTCAACTATTCGCAGTTCATTACTGAAGTGCAGAATGAGCGTGTTCGCAAAGTTGTTATTGATGGCTTGGTTATTAGCGGTGAGCGTAATGATAGCAGTCGTTTTGAGAGCGTGCGGCCCCTTCTTGATGACCCTAAGCTGATTGATGATTTATTAGAGCATAATGTGGTTGTAGAGGGCACCAAGCCTGAGCGCCAAAGCTTGTGGACCCAGTTGTTGGTCGCTAGTTTTCCGATTTTGATTATTCTGGCTATTTTCATGTTTTTCATGCGCCAGATGCAGGGCGGTGCTGGTGGTGGCAAGGGCGGCCCCATGGCCTTTGGGAAAAGTAAGGCTCGACTTTTAAGTGAAGACCAAATTAAGACCACCTTTGCTGATGTGGCTGGTGTGGATGAGGCCAAGGAAGATGTTCAAGAGCTTGTTGAGTTTTTGCGTGATCCAGGTAAATTTCAGCGCCTAGGTGGGCGTATCCCCCGTGGCGTATTAATGGTCGGTCCTCCGGGCACAGGTAAAACCTTGCTTGCTAAGGCGATTGCTGGCGAGGCGAAGGTGCCCTTCTTCTCAATTTCCGGCTCTGATTTTGTTGAAATGTTTGTTGGTGTTGGTGCATCTCGTGTTCGCGATATGTTTGAGCAAGCTAAAAAACAAGCGCCATGTATTATTTTCATCGATGAAATCGATGCGGTTGGTCGTCATCGCGGTGCAGGAATGGGCGGTGGTCACGATGAACGTGAGCAGACCCTAAACCAATTGCTTGTTGAGATGGATGGTTTTGAAGCGAATGACGGCGTTATTGTGATTGCCGCGACTAACCGGCCTGATGTGCTTGATCCCGCGTTACTGCGTCCGGGTCGTTTTGATCGCCAGGTTGTGGTTGGATTGCCAGATATTCGTGGTCGTGAGCAAATCTTAAAAGTTCATATGCGTAAGTTGCCTCTTGGTGATGATGTAGAAGCGTCAATTATAGCGCGGGGCACGCCAGGCTTTTCCGGTGCAGATTTAGCCAACCTTGCTAACGAAGCTGCTTTGTTTGCTGCTCGTATTAATTCTCGCTTGGTAAGTATGGCGCAGTTTAATTTAGCTAAAGATAAAATCATGATGGGCGCAGAGCGCAAATCAATGGTGATGTCTGACAAAGAAAAGCTGAATACGGCCTATCATGAGGCGGGACACGCTATTGTTGGTCGCGAAGTGCCTGAGCACGATCCTGTTTACAAAGTCAGTATTATTCCGCGAGGTCGCGCTCTGGGTGTGACTATGTTCCTGCCAGAGGAAGATCGTTATAGCTTGAGCCGTCGACACATTATTAGCCAAATTTGTTCGTTGTTTGGTGGGCGGATCGCTGAGGAAATGACCTTGGGTGTGGACGGTGTAACAACCGGGGCGTCTAACGATATACAGCGTGCTACTGATATCGCTCGTAAAATGGTTACCAAGTGGGGTTTGTCTGAAAAGATGGGTCCGCTGATGTACGATGAGGCCGAAGAAGAGGTGTTCTTGGGGCGTTCAGCCGGTCAGCAGGGTAAGAGTTTTTCTGGAGAGACCGCTCGTCAGATTGACGAAGAGGTGCGCAGAATAATTGACGAATGTTACGGTACTGCCCAAAAGATACTTGAAGATAACCGTGGTAAGCTTGATGTGATGGCTGAAGCACTGATGATGTACGAGACCATCGATGCCAAGCAGATTGACGATATAATGGCAGGGCGTAAGCCGCGTAAACCTGCAGGTTGGGATGACGATGACCGCACTGGTGGCCATAAAGCCGATGCGACTGAGAGCGAGTCAGGCTCAGAGTCCAGTGAAGATAAGAAAAATCGTCCCGAAGATCCTTTTGTTGGCTCTGTGAGTGACCACTGA
- the yhbY gene encoding ribosome assembly RNA-binding protein YhbY: protein MSKFSASDKKHLRSIGHKLNPVVMIGDRGLSEGVMTEIERALDDHELIKVKVNIAEPSERRAMIDQFCASHKAQLVQAIGKIALVYRPAKKPNPKLSNLLRV, encoded by the coding sequence ATGTCTAAATTCAGCGCAAGCGATAAAAAACACCTCCGCAGTATCGGCCACAAACTCAATCCCGTGGTCATGATTGGCGACCGAGGATTAAGTGAAGGCGTCATGACCGAGATTGAACGCGCCTTAGATGATCACGAGCTCATCAAGGTTAAAGTAAATATAGCTGAACCTAGTGAACGTCGCGCAATGATTGACCAATTCTGTGCAAGTCATAAGGCACAACTAGTTCAAGCTATCGGAAAAATTGCTCTCGTTTACAGACCTGCAAAGAAACCAAACCCAAAGCTGTCCAACCTGCTTCGGGTATAG
- the rlmE gene encoding 23S rRNA (uridine(2552)-2'-O)-methyltransferase RlmE: MVKRTGSSGAWMKEHFDDHYVKMAQRDGYRSRACYKLLEIQEKDRLIKPGMSVVDLGSAPGGWSQVAAMLVGHHGQILASDILEMDTIAGVEFIQGDFTEESVFNELMAFLGNQKADLVISDMAPNMSGMRDVDQPQSMYLCELALDMASSVLRPGGGFVTKIFQGEGFDQYMRLLREQFSKVVTRKPAASRPRSREVYLVATGLRG; the protein is encoded by the coding sequence GTGGTTAAACGTACTGGATCTAGTGGCGCGTGGATGAAGGAACATTTTGACGATCATTACGTCAAAATGGCCCAGAGAGATGGCTATCGCTCACGGGCGTGCTATAAATTATTGGAAATCCAAGAAAAAGATCGTCTGATTAAGCCCGGTATGAGTGTGGTTGACTTGGGCAGCGCACCGGGCGGTTGGTCGCAGGTTGCGGCTATGTTGGTGGGCCATCATGGTCAGATCTTAGCGTCTGATATTCTGGAAATGGATACCATTGCTGGCGTTGAGTTTATTCAAGGCGACTTTACTGAAGAAAGTGTCTTTAATGAATTGATGGCTTTTTTGGGGAATCAGAAGGCTGACCTTGTAATTTCAGATATGGCCCCCAATATGAGTGGTATGAGGGATGTTGATCAGCCGCAGTCTATGTACTTATGTGAGCTGGCTTTGGATATGGCTAGCTCAGTATTACGTCCAGGTGGTGGATTTGTCACCAAAATATTTCAGGGGGAGGGTTTTGATCAGTATATGCGCCTTCTTCGAGAGCAGTTTAGCAAGGTAGTTACTCGTAAGCCGGCGGCGTCTAGGCCGAGGTCACGAGAGGTTTACCTAGTAGCCACTGGTCTACGCGGCTAA
- the greA gene encoding transcription elongation factor GreA produces MNQVPMTVAGEQALRDELKKLKSVERPRITQAIAEARAHGDLKENAEYHAAREQQGFCEGRIQEIESKLAGVRVIDISAIPYTGKVIFGVTVTLINCETDEEVTYRIVGEDEASVKEGKISVTSPIARALIGKEEGDVAMVTAPGGIIEYEIDKVQHLAE; encoded by the coding sequence ATGAATCAGGTGCCAATGACGGTAGCCGGCGAACAAGCGCTGCGTGATGAATTAAAAAAATTAAAGTCTGTTGAGCGTCCACGTATTACTCAGGCAATTGCTGAAGCGCGAGCCCATGGCGATTTGAAGGAAAATGCGGAATACCATGCTGCGCGTGAGCAGCAGGGCTTTTGCGAAGGTCGTATTCAAGAAATAGAGAGCAAGCTTGCTGGTGTACGAGTTATCGATATTTCAGCGATTCCCTACACGGGTAAAGTGATTTTTGGGGTTACGGTGACCTTGATTAATTGCGAAACTGATGAAGAAGTCACTTACCGTATTGTTGGTGAGGATGAGGCGAGTGTGAAAGAGGGCAAGATTTCAGTGACTTCGCCAATAGCTCGCGCTTTAATTGGTAAGGAAGAGGGTGATGTCGCTATGGTTACAGCGCCTGGCGGGATTATCGAATATGAAATCGACAAGGTGCAACACCTCGCCGAGTAA
- the folP gene encoding dihydropteroate synthase yields the protein MTPLLSSPSPQLRCGARLLDLSEPHVMAIINVTPDSFSDGGDYHAGGLLLDKVLRRVEEACAQGATLIDIGGESTRPGAQAVGVDEECERVLPVVEAIAQRFDVVVSVDTSTPEVMRGAASLGAGLINDVRALLRPGAESVAAANGLPVCLMHMHGEPGSMQRNPEYQNVFDEVSAFLNDRILACEAMGIARDRFLIDPGFGFGKTVAHNLELFRRLPSFVEMGFPVLVGLSRKSMLGAITGRGVDDRVAASVAMAVMAVERGAHIVRVHDVKETVDAVKMTAAVMFEKRAND from the coding sequence ATGACTCCCTTGTTAAGTTCCCCGTCACCGCAGCTTCGCTGCGGTGCTCGCTTATTGGATCTAAGCGAGCCTCATGTTATGGCAATTATCAATGTTACTCCCGACTCCTTTTCTGATGGCGGTGATTACCACGCTGGTGGTTTGCTGCTAGATAAGGTATTGCGTCGTGTTGAGGAGGCTTGCGCTCAGGGGGCAACACTCATTGATATTGGTGGCGAGTCAACTCGACCTGGCGCTCAAGCGGTTGGTGTTGACGAAGAGTGTGAAAGGGTTTTGCCTGTTGTGGAGGCGATCGCTCAGCGCTTTGATGTGGTGGTTTCTGTTGATACCAGTACACCTGAAGTCATGCGAGGCGCAGCGAGCTTGGGTGCGGGTTTGATTAACGACGTGCGTGCCTTGTTACGACCCGGCGCTGAGAGTGTCGCCGCGGCGAATGGTCTCCCAGTGTGTTTAATGCATATGCATGGTGAGCCTGGTTCTATGCAGCGCAATCCAGAGTATCAAAATGTTTTTGACGAGGTTAGTGCTTTCTTGAATGATCGCATTTTGGCCTGCGAGGCAATGGGTATTGCTAGGGATCGTTTTCTAATAGACCCCGGTTTTGGTTTTGGTAAAACTGTGGCTCACAATCTTGAGTTGTTTCGACGCCTGCCTAGCTTTGTTGAAATGGGGTTCCCGGTTTTAGTTGGTTTGTCGAGAAAGTCCATGTTGGGCGCAATTACTGGGCGTGGCGTTGATGATCGTGTTGCGGCGAGTGTTGCCATGGCGGTAATGGCTGTGGAGCGCGGTGCACATATTGTGCGAGTACATGACGTAAAAGAAACGGTTGATGCAGTCAAAATGACGGCGGCTGTAATGTTTGAGAAACGGGCTAATGACTAG